From Brassica oleracea var. oleracea cultivar TO1000 chromosome C3, BOL, whole genome shotgun sequence, a single genomic window includes:
- the LOC106332269 gene encoding auxin transporter-like protein 2, giving the protein MSIKETEEGIMEDETEQRGSMKSFLWHGGSVYDAWFSCASNQVAQVLLTLPYSFSQMGMASGVILQIFYGFMGSWTAYLISVLYVEYRSRKEKQNVNFNNHVIQWFEVLDGLLGPYWKAIGLTFNCTFLLFGSVIQLIACASNIYYINDKLDKRTWTYIFGACCATTVFIPSFHNYRIWSFLGLAMTTYTAWYLTIAALVHGQVEEVTHSAPTKPVLYFTGATNILYTFGGHAVTVEIMHAMWRPRKFKYIYLMATLYVFTLTIPSAASVYWAFGDELLTHANAFSLFPNSPWRDAAVILMLIHQFITFGFACTPLYFVWEKVIGMHDTNSILLRAITRLPVVIPIWFLAIIFPFFGPINSAVGALLVTFTVYIIPSLAHIFTYRSASSRENATEKPPAVIGGWRGAFVVNVVVVVWVFVVGFGLGGWASMTNFIKQVDTFGLFAKCYQCPPRH; this is encoded by the exons ATGTCGATTAAGGAAACAGAAGAAGGAATAATGGAAGATGAGACTGAACAGAGAGGAAGCATGAAGAGCTTTCTATGGCATGGTGGTTCTGTTTATGATGCTTGGTTTAGCTGTGCATCAAACCAG GTTGCTCAAGTTCTACTGACACTACCTTATTCATTTTCACAAATGGGGATGGCATCAGGTGTAATTCTGCAGATTTTCTATGGTTTTATGGGAAGCTGGACAGCTTATCTCATCAGTGTTCTCTACGTTGAGTATAGAAGCCGAAAAGAGAAACAAAATGTTAACTTCAACAACCATGTCATTCAG TGGTTCGAAGTGTTAGATGGTCTGCTGGGTCCATATTGGAAAGCTATAGGATTAACATTCAACTGCACATTTCTCCTCTTTGGTTCCGTAATCCAACTCATCGCTTGTGCAAG TAACATATATTATATAAACGACAAGCTGGACAAGAGGACGTGGACTTACATATTCGGAGCGTGTTGTGCAACCACAGTATTTATTCCATCGTTTCACAACTACAGGATATGGTCCTTTCTCGGTCTTGCCATGACCACTTACACCGCTTGGTACCTTACCATTGCGGCTCTTGTCCACGGTCAGGTCGAAGAAGTGACTCATTCCGCTCCAACCAAGCCCGTTCTGTATTTCACAGGAGCCACTAATATATTGTACACTTTTGGTGGCCACGCTGTTACAGT GGAGATAATGCATGCAATGTGGAGGCCTAGAAAGTTCAAGTACATATACCTGATGGCTACACTTTATGTCTTCACCTTAACCATACCATCAGCTGCTTCCGTCTACTGGGCCTTTGGAGATGAGCTTCTCACACATGCTAATGCCTTCTCCCTCTTTCCTAACTCACCGTGGCGCGATGCTGCAGTTATCCTCATGCTGATCCACCAG TTTATAACGTTCGGGTTCGCATGCACACCGCTATATTTCGTGTGGGAGAAAGTAATCGGAATGCACGACACAAATAGCATTTTGTTACGAGCCATCACAAGGTTACCAGTGGTGATTCCAATATGGTTCTTAGCCATAATATTTCCTTTCTTCGGTCCAATTAACTCAGCTGTTGGTGCACTCCTAGTCACGTTCACCGTCTACATCATCCCATCACTCGCTCACATCTTCACTTACCGCTCTGCTTCTTCCCGTGAAAACGCGACCGAGAAGCCACCGGCGGTGATTGGTGGTTGGAGAGGTGCGTTTGTGGTGAACGTGGTGGTGGTAGTTTGGGTGTTTGTGGTTGGTTTTGGTTTAGGAGGATGGGCGAGTATGACTAATTTCATTAAACAAGTTGATACTTTTGGCCTCTTTGCAAAGTGTTATCAGTGTCCTCCTCGTCACTGA
- the LOC106331985 gene encoding protein Ycf2 — MAPRRGRRKKGLMREDAARDAMRAYGFEEGVIKVCIKELLELYGGEWFLIEEFSYSVLLNKCLEKQAELDSNVAEEEEAMAEEHNEEMAQEEQDNNVAEEEEMTEEQNEDMAHEEQEQRAQEEEVEEEQEQRVEDGRDHVGSNSASLVGCGAETGDASVVDSASPPVAIHSSDYAHHSVGGAKSCGWLSDEEDSVVDDDDEMIQLTPEPLCEELKELLREVRGEEKKRKRPTRWDT; from the exons ATGGCGCCGCGTAGAGGAAGAAGAAAG AAGGGATTGATGCGGGAGGATGCGGCACGTGATGCAATGAGAGCATATGGATTTGAGGAGGGTGTTATCAAGGTCTGTATCAAGGAACTGTTAGAG TTGTATGGTGGGGAATGGTTTCTGATCGAAGAGTTTAGTTACTCGGTGCTTCTTAATAAATGTCTTGAAAAGCAAGCAGAACTAGACAGTAATGTGGCTGAAGAAGAAGAAGCAATGGCTGAGGAACATAACGAAGAGATGGCTCAGGAAGAACAAGACAATAATGTGGCTGAAGAAGAAGAAATGACCGAGGAACAAAATGAAGATATGGCTCATGAAGAACAAGAACAAAGAGCTCAGGAAGAAGAAGTAGAG GAGGAGCAGGAGCAGCGTGTTGAGGATGGAAGAGACCATGTTGGTAGCAACTCAGCATCTTTGGTGGGATGTGGTGCCGAGACAG GAGATGCATCAGTAGTAGATTCTGCATCACCACCAGTAGCTATTCACTCATCAGATTATGCGCACCATTCGGTTGGAG GTGCCAAAAGTTGTGGATGGCTAAGTGATGAGGAGGATAGTGTTGTTGATGATGATGATGAGATGATTCAGCTGACTCCAGAACCGCTATGTGAAGAACTCAAAGAGCTGTTGAGGGAAGTACGTGGAGAGGAGAAGAAGAGGAAGAGACCCACGAGGTGGGACACCTAA